In Methanofervidicoccus sp. A16, the sequence TTACCAAATACCTACAGTAATATAGTTGAGATGGTAGATGTGATATACGAGGACGTCGCCCAGGTGAATCAGGCTGAAATACTTATCAAAAATGCTAAGTGGTTCTTAAAGGAGGGGGGATACGGTATAATAGCCATAAAGGCTAGGAGTATAGACGTTGTAAAGGATCCCAAAGAGATATTTAAGGAGCAGAGGGAGATACTGACAGAGGGAGGTTTTAAGATAGTGGATGAGGTGGATATTGAACCCTTTGAGAGGGATCATGTGTTGATGGTAGGCATCTGGCAACCCTAAGGTGGTAGTGTGAGATACGACTTCCATACCCATACAGTTTTCAGCGATGGAGAGTTGATACCTTCAGAACTTGTAAGGAGGGCAATACTACTTAACCATACAGCCCTGGCTATTACAGATCATGGAGATGCAAGTAATTACAAGGATCTAATAGAGAAGACAATATTAGCGAGGGAGGAGTTGAAGAGGTACTGGGATATAAGGGTAATTGTAGGTATTGAACTTACCCATATACCTCCTAAGTCTATCCCGAAGATGGCTAGAAGGTGTAAAGATGTGGGGGCTGAGATCGTTCTAGTCCATGGAGAGACAATAGTGGAACCTGTGGAGGAGGGAACGAATTACTACGCCTCTATCTCCGAAGATGTGGATATCTTAGCCCATCCAGGACTGATAGACAGGGAATGTGCAGAGAATATAAAGGAGAATAATATATTCTTGGAGATCACATCGAGGAAGGGACACTCTCTAACAAATGGACATGTGATGAACGTTGCAAGGGATTTCAATATACCTGTTGTGATAAATACAGATACTCACAGTCCCTCGGATCTTATAGATGTGAATTTTGCAAGGAAGGTAGGTTTAGGTTGTGGGATGGGTAGAAAGGAGTTGGAAAATGCTTTATATTATTATCCTAAGGAGTTGTTGAAGAGATTGATTTAATATACTTCCGTAATAATATGAAACATCTGTTCATCTGTTAATAAAAGTTGCTAGGATGTTTAATTTTTCTCTTCTCTCAATATGACTCTATAAATATCAAAGATAGAAGGTAATTATTTTTTCCAGTCGATGGATTGGTAGTTCCCATCAATATAGTTCTGATGTGCCACTAAGGAGTAAGATGGCTAAAAAAAGAAAGATGTAGTTAGTTTTTATAATATACCATCATCTACTTATTTTCTACTTCAGTATATAAGTATTTAAGTGGATCTACAAGAGAGAATTTTATATTATTTAATTAATCTTATTAAAATAAATAATTAAGAATTAAGAAAATTATTACTATAATAACAAAATTAAAAAATCCTATCTGGAATATTTACGATTCTTTTCTATTTGAATAATTTTTTGTTTTATTATAGAATAAAAAAAATAAAGTTTTATTATTAGCAAAATATCCTACTGGTTTTAGAACGGTACTCTTAAAAATACCTTGGAGGAACGATAATGAACGTAAATATAAAAGATATACCTATTACAGATAATCACATTCATGTAGACAGTAAGAGAGGTTACGGTGCTGAAAAGGTGGCAAAAATATTTAAAAATGCTGGAGGAAAAACTCTAATATTACTGAATAAACCCTCTTTTACAGGTGATTTAATCGCTCCCATGGATACGTTGATAAGGGATATAGAAACTATAAAGAAAAAGGTTGAAGGGGTACAAGTATATGGATTGGTAGGGGTACATCCCTGTGAAATCACCACTATGGTAGAGAGGGGAAAGAGTTTAGAATATATTAAAGAGAAGGTTATAGAAGCCTTAAACTATGCCAGAAAACTTGTAGAGGAGTATGAATTCTTAGTTGGTATTGGGGAGGTTGGAAGGCCCCACTTTAAAGTAAGTGAGGATGTATGGAAGATCTCCAACGAGATACTCTTATACTGTATGGAGATGGCCAGAGATATTGGATGTGCTCTACAGATCCACGGGGAGAGTGCCTCAGAGGAGCAGTTCAGGGAATTTAGGGACATGGCGAGATCTGTAAATCTGAACCCTGAAAAGGTTATAAAACACCACTGTGGAGATAACGTATTGGAGGGAGAAAAATACGGGATTTTTCCTTCTATTATGGCCTCTAAACCAGTTGTTGAGGCTGCAAAAAAATCTCTAAGGTTTGTAATGGAAACTGATTATATTGACGACTTAAGACGTCCTGGAGCAGTTTTAGGAATAAAGACAGTTCCAAGAAGAACAAGAAAACTTTTAGAGATGGGTATAATTGACGAGGAGGGTGCCTATAAAATTCATAAGGAAAATATTGAAAAACTTTATAACATAGAGCTGGAATAGGTTTTTATAATCCATAAGAAAAATATTGGTATTAAAAATAAAACTACTTTCTATTAGAATTTTAAAAATATTATTATGATATAATAATATTAATTATGGAAATAATAAGATATTTTAGTCTCAATAATTTTTAATATAACGGGACTCTGTTAACGGAAGGATTTTAACTCTTTTTCTCTTTTTCTCTATAAGATAAATAATATAAAAAGAATTTTTTATTCCCTCTATTATTTTATAAATATTAAATTTATTTTTGTTATTAATTATTTTTATTTTAAAATCATCATCTCCTTTTAACCTCTTTCTTCTTTAACTTCTTCACCCTTTTTAGTCTCTTCTTCTTTGATCTCTTCTTTTTCTTCTTCTAACTTAGATATTTCTTTTTTTATGTCCTCTGAGATTTTTGTCGCGGAAGAAATTGCAGCAACTTTCATTAATGCATCTAATTTTTTACTTAATTCATTAATTTTTTCCATCATTATATTTTTATGTTTTAATTTTATAATAAGATTAAAATGTAGCATACCTTAGATATAGTTTTTAACAATATATTTATAGTTGTAAGTATATTAATTATATTTAATAATTACCAAAATGGGAGATAATATGAATGTAAAAGTAGTATTTATACTCCTATCCCTACTTGCATTGACTACTGTCCAAATATATGGAGAAAACTTAAAAATAGTGGATGTATGGACCTCAAATGTTTTATTAGGAGTATCAACAGATACTACAGAGTACCGTATAGATCCTAAAATAACACCAACGATTCTTGTTAAAGTATTTAATGGAGATTCCTATCAACATGATGTTATCTTAGAGGTTAAATCTGATGAAGGTAGTAGTTGGAGATCCTCCCTTGTGCCAATACCACCACGTAGAGAGGAAGTTATATCTGCAGAGTTGGAATTTAAGGAGTTTGGTGTCCATACTGTTCATATATCTCTATTAAGTAAAGATGGAAAGGTTCTAGCAAGTAAAAAAGCCACTATAGCCGTAGCCAATCCAATAGATATTGTAAATATATCCTGTGATGATTCGTTTATCAACGAGTCAGAACCAGATGTCGAGGTATGTAATTCTCCCTGGTTTACAGTAACCCTGAGAAATAACAAATACTCTCAATCAGACTACAACGTTGAAGTATGGATTGCAGTGGTATCACAAAATTTCAACAAAGACGCCAGTAAATACCCTAATGATAAAGAAGTGCTCTACTATGGGAAGAAAGACAGTAAAGTAATATATTTAGCAAAAGGCAGTGAACGTGAGATAAAATTTAAAATACCTCCTATAACAAGTGAAGAGGATACTGTAAAGATCCAGGTTCATATCAACGTCTCTGGGGTACATGACTACGCCGATGGACCAGCATATACTAAAATTAGTATAACTGATGGATACAAAGTTAAATACTCACGGGAGGCGCAACATAAGAAGTTTTCTTATCCAGTGTCTCTTAATGAATTTCAAATAGTGACCACTCTAAATGAAGATGTTATAGATATTCTAGAGGATTATTACAGAACTAATAACATAGAAGATGTTGAATTAGAGAAACTGATAAAAAGCCGTAATTATGAAAATAACAAAGTTTTACCAAGGATCTACCTAAAAGATGATCCCTATCTAGTTATTACTAAATTAAAGTTAGTAAATAAGTTCAACGATAAGTCCTCTGTATTAGTAACTCTTGAAAGTAACGTTGATAAGAATATAGAAAAAGTAGAGTTGGATAAGTTTGAAGTTAAGGAAATATATCTGCCTATATTACTTAAATACCCTGAAAATAAATTAAATGTATCTGTGCAGTCAGGCATATATAAATGCAGTAAGGAAAATTCGAATATTAAGCCGATTCCAGTCTCTCCAGTTTATATAGAAAGTATTGAAGTTGATAAAGGAGATGGAATTTATAGATCTATAGGAGATAACTACTACGTAGATTTGTTTATCAATAAAAATTGTACCTTAAAGATAACTTTAAAAAATTGTTATAATAAAGCACTTTCAGGAAACCTCACAGTTGATGCTTTAGATTTAAAAGACGATATAATAGAATGTCCTTCAAGACTTTCGTTTAAAATCAGTCCTCATGGAAAAACGACTCTCTATTTCCCAATATCATTCAATACGCCTGTAAAGGGAGATATAAAATTTACAGTGAAAGCTAACGGAGCATTAACAAGCCACTCCAAAATATTACATTTTGATGTAAATAACATTAAAGTTGATATTAAATATATTAGCCCCTATAGAGTCAAAGTAACATTATTGAACAACGAACCAAAATACACCAATCTCCCTGTACCTAGTTATGAGAATAAGTTTAGAGTAATCTTTAGAAATTTCATGGATAAAGATATAAGTATATATACATGGATAGTGGTAAGAGGGGAAGGTGACGAATTTAAGGGGTCCACAGGTAAAAAATTTATACACATTCCATCAAAAGGAGAGAGATCTGTTGATTTTAAACTTAAATTTGATGAAGGATTTAAAGGATACCTACAAGTTTATCTCGCTCCTGTAAATCACTCCAATCTAACACTAGTAGTAACTAAGTATATTACTGTATATAGTCCTCTATCTATAGAAAAATTAATATGTAATAATTCTAAGGTCTACGGAGAAATAGGTTATAGTCATCCATACCCAAAACCTATATTTTACAGGTACTGGTATATAGTGGAAAAAGATAATGAAAAGGTGCTTGAAAGTAAAAAATACGGTAAAGTGATATATCCTGGAGAAGTTGATAAGATAAAGTTTGAACTCCAAGATCTTGAAGACTCTGAGTACATCCTAAGATTTTTTGTAGAGATCCCTGACTTTGTAAAAGTAAATAATACTAACTATCCCATACTATTAAAGAGATCTATTAAAGTATTTATCAATACTACAGAAAATACAACTAACCTAGAGAATAATACCATACCCCTTATATACAACGGAAGTGTACATAACAACACTACAGAAAATATACTTTTAATCACAAATGAAACAGAAAATATATTCAATCTGGTGAATAACAATATATCTATTATATATAATGAGAGTGAAATGATAAAAGAAGTAATTGAAAATATATCAGATATCATAAAAGAGAATAAAACACCAAAGGGGATAATAGAGACAATATTTACTTCTATAATGGGAGCAATAGAAAAAATACTATCCATGTTGGGACTTTAAATTACACTCTTAAATATTTTGAAGGGAAAACATGTTAGAGGATTTTTTAAATATTGAGGTTCTACTAACTCCTGAGTCCTATCATAGAATAAACAGTATGTCTGAAAAAGAAAGAAAAAACTTACTAGAAAAAATTAAAGAATTTAAAAATATAAATGATACATTTATATTATTAGATGATTTCTTTTTAAATATTTTTTTAAACCATAATTTAGAGGAGATTATAAAAACATATCAAAAGTGCAACTTTTTAAAGTATTATGTAGGAAATGGAGTGGATGATGGAGAGGTGGAAATCCTGGAAGGTAGTATTGAAGAGGTTTTTGATAGTAGTTCATCATCTACCACTGAGATAGTCAATAATACTGTATCTAATGTCATAGAAACTAATAATAATAGTATTACAGTTGAATATACATCAACAGAAGTAATAGATAAGACTCATGATACCTTACTTAAAATGGAGGAAGAGCGGAAAAAAAGAATATCCGAGATAAGATCTATAAGAAATAGTATAAACCGTAGAATAAACTATGTAGCCAAGGATATAGAGAGTAAAATAAAAGTGTATAAAGAATGGGACATTACAGGTAAATCAACATGTGAAGGTACTATAGAGGATTTTATAAAGTACTTTAGGGATAGGTACAACAGGATAAAAGGCATGATAGAGAGAAAGGTAAAAAGGAAAGCATATCCCTTGGAAAAGTTGTACAAGATGAAAGGAAAGAGTGATGTATTTATTGTGGGAATAGTCTCTGATATAAGCACTACAAAGAAAGGACATAGGAAAGTAGAGATAGAGGATGAAAAAACCAGTATTTCGGTAATCCTGATGAAGGACAAGATAGCAAGGGGCGAACTACCTGACGATATACTACTCGATGAAGTTGTTGGATTCGTAGGATATGTTTCAAACAGTGGAGACATCTTCTTTGCAAATGAGTGTATAAGGCCAGATATAACTCCAAGAACACCTAAGAGTATTGATGAAAAGATATATACCGCCTTTCTATCTGATATCCACGTAGGAAGTAAGGAGTTCCTGGAAAAGACATTTAGAAGGTTTATAGAACTACTAAACGGTAAGATAAGTAGAGGTATAGAGGAGAAGATCGTCAGTAGGTTGAAGTACATCTCTATAGCCGGGGATCTCATAGATGGGGTTGGAGTATATCCTGGGCAGGAGGAGGATCTCTACGAGATAGATGTTATGGCACAGTACGCCGAGATTGCAACCTACCTGGAGGAGATACCTGAACATGTACATATAATTATATCCCCTGGGAACCACGACGCTGTAAGACCTGCAGAACCTCAACCTGCACTACCTAAGAAGGTGTTGAAGTTATTTGACAGTTTAGACAACGTCACCTTTATAGGTAATCCCAGTTATGTAAACGTCCATGGATTGGATTTTTTAATATACCACGGTAGAAGTTTTGACGATATCGTGGGACAGGTGCCCTCTGCTAGATATACAGATCCTCCCTCTATAATGAGGGAACTGTTGAAGAGGAGGCACCTATGTCCAACATATGGAGGTAGATGCCCTATAGCACCTGAACATATGGATTACCTCGTTATCCATAAGGAGCCAGATGTATTCCACGCTGGACATATACATATAAACGGTTACGGTACCTACAAAGGTACTGTGATGGTGAACAGTGGTACTTTCCAGGAACAGACAGAGTTCCAGAAGAAGATGGGTATCCACCCAACACCTGGGAGAGTACCTATCTTGGATATGTCCAGAATGGGAGATGTATATATTGAGTGGGATAATGGGAAAATAACTATTGGGTAGATCTCATTTTTCTAATTCTCTCCTTTGCCCAGGGAGATATTCTATCTCTGTCCATAGAGTAAACCTCCATCCTTGGTATTATAACCCTTACAGTATCCACTTCTGTTCTTTTCAGATCTACGTATATAAGTTTGTCAAAACCTGCCTCTATCAATTTCTCCTTCAGTGTTTTTAGATCCTTCTTTAGATTATAACTTGCACAGTTCTCCATATCTTCAATATTCACAGTTTCTCTGTACTGGTACCACCTTCTGTGGATCCTCTTCATCCTCTCGTAACCTACCTTCCTTACTATATCTCCCCTTACAGTATCCTTTCTCTTGTTGTGAAGTTGAGTAGATCTACTTTGAGCCACCTCAGTTAGAGCCCTGATAACTGCAATCTCAGGGTGAAGATGACACCCTACACCTATACATAGGAGGGCAGGATCCCTCCACACTTCTTCATCACATATTGCCCCCACAGTGGGAATACCTACGTCTCCTGTTAGATCCTTAAGTATTACGTTTATATTGGCACTTTCAAACTTCTCCAGTAGTTCATGTATCAGAGGGTTTTTAGCACCTTCTACATCTATCCTCCTGTAGGTATTTCCAGATAGTTCTGCAATACTCCAGGCATCCCTCTCTATAACCTCAAGGGCTCCATGGAGGATGGCCTCGTATAGGTTATTACCAGAGGCTATACCGTTTGTATGACTTCTAAAGAGTTTTCCTCTGTAGGGATGGAATACTCCATCTGCAGGTACATCTACGGTACACTGGTTTATGATGTCGAATCCCTCTATCCACTTAATACCTTTGATATCGTTTTTCTCTCCAAGGTATCTGTACATATCGAGAGGTAGAACTAACTCCCTTATATCGACAGGATTATCAGGTTTATCTTTAAGTCTATCCTCGTCCTCTGGTTTCAACTCTGCAGAGTACCTCTCTATAGCCTCCATAGACCCTGAAACCTTCGCCTGTATATCTGTAGGTCCCTTACCAAGATGGT encodes:
- a CDS encoding histidinol phosphate phosphatase domain-containing protein, with the protein product MRYDFHTHTVFSDGELIPSELVRRAILLNHTALAITDHGDASNYKDLIEKTILAREELKRYWDIRVIVGIELTHIPPKSIPKMARRCKDVGAEIVLVHGETIVEPVEEGTNYYASISEDVDILAHPGLIDRECAENIKENNIFLEITSRKGHSLTNGHVMNVARDFNIPVVINTDTHSPSDLIDVNFARKVGLGCGMGRKELENALYYYPKELLKRLI
- a CDS encoding TatD family hydrolase, encoding MNVNIKDIPITDNHIHVDSKRGYGAEKVAKIFKNAGGKTLILLNKPSFTGDLIAPMDTLIRDIETIKKKVEGVQVYGLVGVHPCEITTMVERGKSLEYIKEKVIEALNYARKLVEEYEFLVGIGEVGRPHFKVSEDVWKISNEILLYCMEMARDIGCALQIHGESASEEQFREFRDMARSVNLNPEKVIKHHCGDNVLEGEKYGIFPSIMASKPVVEAAKKSLRFVMETDYIDDLRRPGAVLGIKTVPRRTRKLLEMGIIDEEGAYKIHKENIEKLYNIELE
- a CDS encoding DNA-directed DNA polymerase II small subunit, giving the protein MLEDFLNIEVLLTPESYHRINSMSEKERKNLLEKIKEFKNINDTFILLDDFFLNIFLNHNLEEIIKTYQKCNFLKYYVGNGVDDGEVEILEGSIEEVFDSSSSSTTEIVNNTVSNVIETNNNSITVEYTSTEVIDKTHDTLLKMEEERKKRISEIRSIRNSINRRINYVAKDIESKIKVYKEWDITGKSTCEGTIEDFIKYFRDRYNRIKGMIERKVKRKAYPLEKLYKMKGKSDVFIVGIVSDISTTKKGHRKVEIEDEKTSISVILMKDKIARGELPDDILLDEVVGFVGYVSNSGDIFFANECIRPDITPRTPKSIDEKIYTAFLSDIHVGSKEFLEKTFRRFIELLNGKISRGIEEKIVSRLKYISIAGDLIDGVGVYPGQEEDLYEIDVMAQYAEIATYLEEIPEHVHIIISPGNHDAVRPAEPQPALPKKVLKLFDSLDNVTFIGNPSYVNVHGLDFLIYHGRSFDDIVGQVPSARYTDPPSIMRELLKRRHLCPTYGGRCPIAPEHMDYLVIHKEPDVFHAGHIHINGYGTYKGTVMVNSGTFQEQTEFQKKMGIHPTPGRVPILDMSRMGDVYIEWDNGKITIG
- a CDS encoding YcaO-related McrA-glycine thioamidation protein, which gives rise to MDIIHKLETYRVCHPKETWSRISPILNKVGVKEIERIDHLDRLGIPVYAVERITEDGIVYHLGKGPTDIQAKVSGSMEAIERYSAELKPEDEDRLKDKPDNPVDIRELVLPLDMYRYLGEKNDIKGIKWIEGFDIINQCTVDVPADGVFHPYRGKLFRSHTNGIASGNNLYEAILHGALEVIERDAWSIAELSGNTYRRIDVEGAKNPLIHELLEKFESANINVILKDLTGDVGIPTVGAICDEEVWRDPALLCIGVGCHLHPEIAVIRALTEVAQSRSTQLHNKRKDTVRGDIVRKVGYERMKRIHRRWYQYRETVNIEDMENCASYNLKKDLKTLKEKLIEAGFDKLIYVDLKRTEVDTVRVIIPRMEVYSMDRDRISPWAKERIRKMRSTQ